The genome window GACACGACCTGCCAGTCGCCGACCAGGAGGTGCAACCACTCCACGTCGGCGGGGTCGAGCGCACCATGACGCGTGACGAGGTCGCTCAGCGTGGACACCCGCCCAGGGTACGCAGCGGCGGCTACGCTCGGGGACGACGGGCGCCTCGCGGGCGGACGCCCGTCGACGGTCCGCGCGGCCGCTCGGACCGGAGCCCACCACCCCGGGGGTCAGCGGTGCAGCTGCACGTGACGATCGACCTGCCCACCGACGTGCGCGGTGCGGCCCATCTGCTGGCCGACCCGGCGTACGTCCACGCGAAGGTGCGGGCCTCGGGCGCCGTCGAGGAGCAGGTGGACGTGTCCGGCACCGCCGCGGGCGCCTTCACCGTGACGACCCGGCGCGCCGTCCCCACCTCGCAGATCCCCGCCCACCTGCACCCGTTGGTCGGGGCGCGGATCGACGTGCGCCAGGTCGAGGCCTGGGGGGCACCGGCCGCGGACGGCTCACGCACGGGGACCGTCGTCGTCGAGATCGCGGGCGCACCGGTGCGCGTGACGGGCCGGACGTCGCTGGTGGCCACGGGGCCCGGCGCGTCGCGCGTGACGTACGAGGGGGAGGTCCGCGCCGCCGTCCCGCTGTTCGCGAGCGCCGTGGAGGAGGCCGCAGGTGCGGCCGTGCGGGCGGCGCTGCGCGAGGAGCAGTCCGTGGCCGCACGGTGGCTCGCGAGCGCCGACGGGACACCGGCGGTCGGGCCGGCAGCGCCCTGACACCTGCGGGGAGGCGCGCCGGCCGACGGCGCACCTCCCCCGCACGGCCGGTGCCCCATTCGTCGCGATATGGCCCCGGGCCTGTCGGGGGCGGGGCACGGCCGCGCCCGGGTCGCCCGAACGGGCCACGGCGAGGGTCTCGGAGCCGTAACGATTGGATAACGTGGGAGCCGTGGGAAGGGGCCCTGACCTGCGCTGACGCCCGCGTGGGACCGCTACCACCGCACCGTTGCGCCGCACCGTCCTTGACACCCGACCATCTCCGGGACAAAGGTGTCCCGCAGTGCGTGGGAACGCTCCCGCGAGACTCATGCGGGAGCGCACCCACGCCGGGGCCCGACAGCCCCAACGCGCGAGGTCCGCCCAGCCGCAAGGGACGGGCGGGCGGCACGCGGACAAGGTGTACGGCGACGCAGCCGTCCGACTGACAAGGGAGTCATTGTGCGCAAGACCACACGCAAGGCGTGGGCGCTCGCAGCTGGTGTGACGAGCATGGCGCTCGTCGCCACCGCCTGCTCCTCGAGCAACGACGCGGGCGAGGGTGACGAGACCGCGGACGGCGGCAACGTCACCCTCACGGTCGCCACCTTCAACAAGTTCGGCTACACGGACGAGATGTTCGACCGCTACGAGGCCGAGCACCCGGGCGTCACGATCGAGCAGAAGGTCGCCGCGACGTCGAACGAGGCGCGCGAGAACCTCAACACGCGGCTCGCGGCCGGATCCGGCACCGCCGACATCGAGGCCATCGAGGTCGACTGGCTGCCCGAGCTCATGCAGTTCCCCGACTACTTCGAGGACCTCGCGTCGCCCGAGGTCGAGGGTCGCTGGCTCGACTGGAAGGTCGCCCAGGCCACCACGCCGGACGGCAAGCTCATCGGCTACGGCACCGACGTCGGCCCCGAGGGCATCGCCTACCGCGCCGACCTCTTCGAGGCTGCCGGCCTGCCGAGCGACCGCGAGTCCGTCGCCGAGCTCTTCGGTGGCGACGCCGCCACGTGGGACACGTTCTTCCAGGTCGGCAAGGACTACACGGCCAAGACGGGCAAGCCCTTCTTCGACTCGGCCAGCGCCGTCTACCAGGGCATGGTCAACCAGGAGGAGGCGGCCTACGAGGACCCCGACTCCGGTGACGTGATCGCGCTCGAGAACCCGCGCATCAAGGAGATGTACGACCAGGTCACGGCCGCTGCCACGACGGACAACATGTCCGCCCACTTCAGCCAGTGGAGCGACGACTGGACGAACTCGTTCCAGACGGACGGCTTCGCCGTCATGCTGGCACCGGGCTGGATGCTCGGCGTCATCGCGGGCAACGCGGCCGGCGTCACCGGCTGGGACCTGGCCGACGTCTTCCCCGGCGGCTCGGGCAACTGGGGCGGCTCGTTCCTGACCGTCCCGTCGCAGGGCGAGAACGTCGAGGCCGCCAAGGAGCTGGCCGCGTGGCTGACCGCTCCCGACCAGCAGATCGAGGCCTTCAACAACGAGGGCACGTTCCCGAGCCAGATCGAGGCGCTCGAGTCCGACGAGATCAAGTCGGCGACCAACGAGTTCTTCAACAACGCGCCCGTCGGTGAGATCCTCGCCAACCGTGCCGAGGGTGTCGTCGTGCCCTTCAAGGGCCCGCAGTACTTCACGATCCAGGACGCGCTCTCCAACGCGATCGTCGAGGTCGACGTCAACGGCGCCGACCCCGCCGCCCAGTGGGAGACCTTCGTCGGGGTGGTCGAGGGTCTCGGCTGACCTGACCTGACCTCAACGCTCCGGGGCCGGGTCGGTGGTGACCGCCACCGACCCGGCCCCGTCCGCGTCGCCCCTGAGTCTCCGGAGGACCCCCATGGCCACCTCGACCACGCAGCCGCGCGCCGGGCGCCGGCTGCCTGACTCCCCGCGCGAGCCACGCCGCGTCGGCTTCAGCCAGAAGCTGGGCCGCTGGGACGTCAAGGTCTCGCCCTATCTGTACATCTCGCCGTTCTTCATCCTGTTCGGCCTCACCGGCCTGTTCCCGCTGGCCTACACCGCCTACGTCTCGGTGTACGACTGGCACCTGCTCGGTGGCCAGGGTGAGTTCGTCGGCCTCGACAACTTCGCCTTCCTCTTCCAGGAGCCCAACTTCTGGAAGGGCCTGCGCAACACCTTCAGCATCTTCCTGCTGTCGACGATCCCGCAGCTCATGGTCGCGATCGTGCTCGCGGCGATCCTCGACGCCAACCTGCGCGCCAGGACGTTCTGGCGCATGGGCGTGCTGGTGCCCTACGTCATCGCCCCCGTGGCCGTCTCCCTGATCTTCGGCAAGGTCTTCGCGGACCAGTCCGGTCTGGCGAACTCCGTGCTCGGGCTCGTGGGCATCGACCCCATCAAGTGGCACGGCGCCGTGCTGCCGTCGCACTTCGCGGTGGCCACCATGGTGAACTTCCGCTGGACCGGCTACAACACGCTCATCCTGCTGGCGGCGATGCAAGCCGTGCCGCGGGACCTCTACGAGGCGGCCGTCATCGACGGCGCCGCCCGCGTCCGGCAGTTCTTCTCGATCACGATCCCCCAGATCCGGCCGACCCTGATCTTCGTCGTCATCACGTCGACCATCGGTGGCCTGCAGATCTTCGACGAGCCCCGCATGTTCGACCAGCTCGGGCAGGGCGGTCCCGGTCGGCAGTGGATGACCGTGACGATGTACATCTACGAGCTCGGCTTCGGCAACCAGAAGAGCTTCGGACGAGCGGCTGCCGTCGCGTGGGTGCTGTTCCTCATCATCCTCGCCGTGGGCATGCTCAACTTCTGGCTCACCCGCCGCATCGCGTCCGACGCGACGCCGAAGGAACCACGACGGAAGAAGGTCAAGCGATGAGCGCGCCCTCGGTCCCCTACATCCGGCAGACCGCCGGCGCCGGCGCGGCGCGCGCGGCGAACCGTTCGCGGGGGCACGGCTCGGAGCGCCGGCCGGGCTGGGTCACCTACGCGCTGCTGGTGCTCGCGGTCCTCGTGTTCGCGTCACCGATCTACTACGCGTTCCTGCTGGCGAGCTCGGACTCCGCGACCATCGCCCAGAACCCGATCCCGTCGCTCGTCCCGGGCAGCAACTTCCTCCACAACGCCTCCGAGGTGCTGAACGCGGACATCAACTTCTGGAAGGCGCTGACGAACTCGATCATCGTGGCCGTCATCACCTCGGTGTCGGTCGTGCTGTTCTCGACGCTCGCCGGGTTCTCCTTCGCGAAGCTGCGGTTCCGCGGGCGGTCCGGGCTCCTCCTGTTCGTCATCGCCACGACGGCCGTGCCGACGCAGCTGGGCATCGTCCCGCTGTTCATCGTCATGGCGGAGCTGCACTGGCTCGGCAAGCTGGTCGCCGTCATCGTGCCCGGCCTGGTCACGGCGTTCGGCGTCTTCTGGATGACGCAGTACCTCGAGTCCGCACTCCCCTACGAGCTGATCGAGGCGGCGCGGGTCGACGGCGCCTCCATGATCCGCACGTTCTGGAGCATCGCGCTGCCGGCCGCCCGGCCTGCCGCGATCATGCTCGGTCTGTTCGCGTTCGTCGGTTCGTGGACGAACTTCTTCTGGCCGTTCATCGTCCTCGGCTCGACGAACCCGACGCTGCCAGTGGCTCTCCAGCTGCTGCAGGCCACGTACTTCGTCGACATGTCCCTGATCATGGCGGGCGTCGTGCTCTCGGCGATCCCGCTGCTGCTGCTGTTCGTGTTCGCCGGGCGCCAGCTCGTCGCGGGCATCATGGCGGGGGCGGTCAAGGGCTGACGCGGCACGATGTGCCTGGTCGGGCGCCCGCCACGCGGGCGCCCGACCGCCGGACCGGACGGTCCGCAGGTACCCTCACGTCGTGCGGCGCGCGGGTCATGGCCAGATGAACGTTCACGCTGCCTCAGCGCAGCCACAGAGGGGATGACCAACGGTGGTCGACAACTTCGCGATCCGCACCGACCCGTCGCGGCCGGCCGCGCCCACCCTCGAGCAGGTCGCCGAGCGTGCCGGCGTCTCGCGGTCGACGGCGTCCCGCGCGATCAACGGCGGGCTGCGGGTCTCCCCCGAGGCGCTCTCGGCGGTCGAGGCCGCCGTCGCCGACCTGGGCTACACGCCGAACCGTGCCGCGCGCTCCCTCGTGACGCGTCGCACGGACTCGATCGCTCTGGTCGTGCCCGAGCCGGACGAGCGCGTGCTGTCGGACCCCTTCTTCGCGGGCACGCTCAACGGGTTGAGCACGTCGCTCGCCGACTCCGACATCCAGGTCGTCCTCGTCATCGCCCGCCCGGGCGAGAGCGAGCGGACCATCCGCTACCTGCGCAACGGGCACGTCGACGGGGCGATCGTGGTGTCGCACCACCGGGACGACGAGCTCGACCGTGCGCTGCTCGCCTCGCGCGTCCCCAACGTCTTCGTCGGTCGCCCGCTCTCCGCCTCGGACGAGGACGTCCAGTACGTCGACACCGACAACACCGAGGGCGGGCGGCTCGCGACGCAGCACCTCATCGACCGTGGCTGCCGACGCGTGGCCACGATCGCGGGGCCGCAGGACATGTCCGCCGGCATCGACCGGCTCGCCGGGTGGCGCCTGGCGATGGCGGCCTCGGACCTCGACCAGTCGGCGGTCGTCCACGGGGACTTCACCATCACGTCGGGCGCGCACGCCGCACGCGACCTGCTCACCCGCTTCCCCGACGTCGACGGGATCTTCATCGCCTCGGACCTCATGGCGACCGGAGCCCTCGGCGTGCTCGCCGAGCTCGGGCGCGAGGTGCCCGGTGACGTGGCGATCGTCGGCTACGACAACCTCGGCGTGGCCGCGACGACCACCCCGCCCCTGACGAGCGTCATCCAGCCCGTCGTCGCCATGGCGCGTGCCGCCGGCGCCCGGTTGCTCGACCAGCTGCACGGGGCCCCCGCCGCGGAGCCGCTCATCTTCGCCCCCGAGCTCGTGGTGCGCGCGTCCGCCTGACCCGTCGCGGGCGACTCCCAGCAATGGCCCGCCCTGACCCAGTGCTGTCGCGCCTTGACAGCACAGGTGGCGTCGCGTCAGGGTGGGGCCGGCGCCGCACGACGGGGTGCGGCGCCGCCCCGTCAGCGCCTCGGCGGGAGCCGAGAGGAGACGCGATGCTCCGCAGCACGCACCACGCGCGCCACGCCGCAGTCCCGGCCACCCGGCACGAGCGGCTGCACGCGGCGCGCGGCAGGCGTGCCCGTCGCCGCGTCACGACCGCGCTGGCGGTCGCGGCGGTCGTGGCGACCACGCTGCCGAGCGCGGCCACCGCGCGCGACGCCGGGGCGGCCCGGTCGGCCGCCACGAGCACGGACCGGAGCGTCGCGGCCCCGCCGGCCGCAGACCTCGACGCCGTCACCACGCCGGGCACCGAGGACGCCGAGATCTGGTGCGACTACCTCTCCTCGTACTACCTGGCGTTCCCGTCGCCGTGGACCGCCCGCGTGATCAACTGCCGCTCCACCAGCCTGCTCGTCGCGCCCGTCCGCTCCGACGGGTCGCTCGGGACGTGCGTCCTGGTGCCCGCGCGTCACAGCCGTCACCTCGGGGGGAACGTCGTCAGGTGGGTGACGGACACCCGGCTCTGCTGACGGGTGGCGGGCTGGTCGACGTGCCAGGGTGAGGCATGGGCCACCCCTCGACCACGACCACGGACGGCGCGACCGTCCACCCGCACCCCGACCCGGACACCGCCCCCCTGGCGACCGCGCAGGCGCAGCTGAGGCGCGCGGTCGAGATCCTGGGGTACGGCGAGGACCTGCACGAGGTGCTCGCGACCCCGCGCCGCGAGCTGCGCGTCGCCGTGCCGCTGCGGCGCGACGACGGTCGGGTCCAGGTCTTCACCGGCTACCGCGTGCAGCACAACATCTCGCGCGGACCCGGCAAGGGCGGTCTGCGCTACGCGCTCGGCGTCGACATCGACGAGGTCCGTGCGCTCGCGATGTGGATGACGTGGAAGTGCGCCGTCGTCGACGTCCCCTACGGCGGTGCCAAGGGCGGCGTGACGGTCGACCCGCACGCCCACTCGACCGGCGAGCTCGAGCGCATCACCCGCCGCTACACCAGCGAGATCATGCCCATGATCGGCCCCGAGCGGGACATCATGGCGCCCGACATCGGGACGAACGAGCAGACCATGGCCTGGGTCATGGACACGTACTCGGTCAACCGGGGGTACACGATCCCGGCGGTGACCACGGGCAAGCCGCTCGCGGTCGGCGGGTCGCTCGGACGCCCGACGGCCACGTCGCAGGGCGTGGTCCACACCGCGCGCGCGGCCCTGCGGGCCGACGGTGTCGAGCTGTCCGAGGTCCGTGCGGCCGTGCAGGGGTTCGGCAAGGTCGGGTCCCACACCGCCAGGCTGCTGCACGAGGCCGGCAGCCGCGTCGTCGCGGTCAGCGACGAGCACGGGGGCGTGCGGCGGGACGACGGGCTCGACCTGCCGGCGCTGCTCGAGCACGTCGCGAGCACGGGCTCCGTGACCGGGTTCGCGGACGCCGACCCGCTGAGCAACCAGGAGCTCCTGGCACTGGACGTCGATCTGCTGGTGCCGGCCGCCGTCGAGGGGGTCCTGGACGGCGAGACGGCCCGGCAGGTCAAGGCGCGATGGGTGGTGGAGGGCGCCAACGGACCCACCACGAGCGAGGGCGACCGGGTGCTCGCGGAACGGGGCGTCGTGGTGGTGCCCGACGTCCTGGCGAACGCCGGCGGGGTCGTGGTCAGCTACTTCGAGTGGGTGCAGGCCAACCAGGCCTACTGGTGGACCGAGGGCGAGATCGCCGAGCGGCTCGAGCAGCGCATGCTCGCGAGCCACGCGGCGGTCGCCGCGCTCGCGCG of Cellulomonas dongxiuzhuiae contains these proteins:
- a CDS encoding Glu/Leu/Phe/Val family dehydrogenase: MGHPSTTTTDGATVHPHPDPDTAPLATAQAQLRRAVEILGYGEDLHEVLATPRRELRVAVPLRRDDGRVQVFTGYRVQHNISRGPGKGGLRYALGVDIDEVRALAMWMTWKCAVVDVPYGGAKGGVTVDPHAHSTGELERITRRYTSEIMPMIGPERDIMAPDIGTNEQTMAWVMDTYSVNRGYTIPAVTTGKPLAVGGSLGRPTATSQGVVHTARAALRADGVELSEVRAAVQGFGKVGSHTARLLHEAGSRVVAVSDEHGGVRRDDGLDLPALLEHVASTGSVTGFADADPLSNQELLALDVDLLVPAAVEGVLDGETARQVKARWVVEGANGPTTSEGDRVLAERGVVVVPDVLANAGGVVVSYFEWVQANQAYWWTEGEIAERLEQRMLASHAAVAALARAESVTLREAAMTIGVRRVAEAHLIRGLYP
- a CDS encoding LacI family DNA-binding transcriptional regulator; the encoded protein is MVDNFAIRTDPSRPAAPTLEQVAERAGVSRSTASRAINGGLRVSPEALSAVEAAVADLGYTPNRAARSLVTRRTDSIALVVPEPDERVLSDPFFAGTLNGLSTSLADSDIQVVLVIARPGESERTIRYLRNGHVDGAIVVSHHRDDELDRALLASRVPNVFVGRPLSASDEDVQYVDTDNTEGGRLATQHLIDRGCRRVATIAGPQDMSAGIDRLAGWRLAMAASDLDQSAVVHGDFTITSGAHAARDLLTRFPDVDGIFIASDLMATGALGVLAELGREVPGDVAIVGYDNLGVAATTTPPLTSVIQPVVAMARAAGARLLDQLHGAPAAEPLIFAPELVVRASA
- a CDS encoding ABC transporter substrate-binding protein, which produces MRKTTRKAWALAAGVTSMALVATACSSSNDAGEGDETADGGNVTLTVATFNKFGYTDEMFDRYEAEHPGVTIEQKVAATSNEARENLNTRLAAGSGTADIEAIEVDWLPELMQFPDYFEDLASPEVEGRWLDWKVAQATTPDGKLIGYGTDVGPEGIAYRADLFEAAGLPSDRESVAELFGGDAATWDTFFQVGKDYTAKTGKPFFDSASAVYQGMVNQEEAAYEDPDSGDVIALENPRIKEMYDQVTAAATTDNMSAHFSQWSDDWTNSFQTDGFAVMLAPGWMLGVIAGNAAGVTGWDLADVFPGGSGNWGGSFLTVPSQGENVEAAKELAAWLTAPDQQIEAFNNEGTFPSQIEALESDEIKSATNEFFNNAPVGEILANRAEGVVVPFKGPQYFTIQDALSNAIVEVDVNGADPAAQWETFVGVVEGLG
- a CDS encoding carbohydrate ABC transporter permease; this translates as MATSTTQPRAGRRLPDSPREPRRVGFSQKLGRWDVKVSPYLYISPFFILFGLTGLFPLAYTAYVSVYDWHLLGGQGEFVGLDNFAFLFQEPNFWKGLRNTFSIFLLSTIPQLMVAIVLAAILDANLRARTFWRMGVLVPYVIAPVAVSLIFGKVFADQSGLANSVLGLVGIDPIKWHGAVLPSHFAVATMVNFRWTGYNTLILLAAMQAVPRDLYEAAVIDGAARVRQFFSITIPQIRPTLIFVVITSTIGGLQIFDEPRMFDQLGQGGPGRQWMTVTMYIYELGFGNQKSFGRAAAVAWVLFLIILAVGMLNFWLTRRIASDATPKEPRRKKVKR
- a CDS encoding carbohydrate ABC transporter permease, translated to MSAPSVPYIRQTAGAGAARAANRSRGHGSERRPGWVTYALLVLAVLVFASPIYYAFLLASSDSATIAQNPIPSLVPGSNFLHNASEVLNADINFWKALTNSIIVAVITSVSVVLFSTLAGFSFAKLRFRGRSGLLLFVIATTAVPTQLGIVPLFIVMAELHWLGKLVAVIVPGLVTAFGVFWMTQYLESALPYELIEAARVDGASMIRTFWSIALPAARPAAIMLGLFAFVGSWTNFFWPFIVLGSTNPTLPVALQLLQATYFVDMSLIMAGVVLSAIPLLLLFVFAGRQLVAGIMAGAVKG
- a CDS encoding DUF2505 domain-containing protein, producing MQLHVTIDLPTDVRGAAHLLADPAYVHAKVRASGAVEEQVDVSGTAAGAFTVTTRRAVPTSQIPAHLHPLVGARIDVRQVEAWGAPAADGSRTGTVVVEIAGAPVRVTGRTSLVATGPGASRVTYEGEVRAAVPLFASAVEEAAGAAVRAALREEQSVAARWLASADGTPAVGPAAP